One Synechococcus sp. JA-2-3B'a(2-13) genomic window carries:
- a CDS encoding sensor histidine kinase: MKRAEHKHSLPWLGWNWVSLAHPLQPHLGQKAATRGTGSLVFHHSRRRLARSFAGVMGGILLVFAAVFYRLEVENQLQAFDEELQVQAGIMAAAIKYELRQGQWRLVLNEVPFLGGKTQPLDHHLAYVRWFDPAPGTGRESLGSLRQYTGSRPPLELFDLDGPPHHLQLGFQTVEGESGLLLRQLTLPVQQEEKLLGYLQLAVPLEPLQLTLGRLRWGLGIGIPLTLALIGGAGWILGGLAMQPIRRSYEQLQRFTADASHELRAPLAALMSNAQMALLAPEQAQPRLEKVVSGARRLSVLIDTLLQLARQQGSLPLEDLPLLNLRALLQELSEQYRPQAEALGLHWQCHLPETDLSGGWLVRGNAALLRQAIENLLRNALQYTPAGGTVQVSLESQRQRAYLHVKDTGIGIPPEHLPHLFERFYRVDETRARHTGGFGLGLALSQQIVTAHRGSLRVASQVGEGSIFTVELPLSSSTSFFSAILKMSRDNPNRLVLSIGVYDQ; encoded by the coding sequence GTGAAAAGAGCTGAACACAAGCATTCTCTCCCATGGCTGGGCTGGAACTGGGTTTCCCTGGCACACCCCCTTCAGCCGCACCTGGGGCAGAAGGCTGCGACAAGAGGGACGGGATCCCTGGTGTTTCACCACAGCCGCCGTCGCTTGGCCCGCAGCTTTGCCGGGGTCATGGGGGGGATCCTGCTGGTGTTTGCCGCCGTCTTCTACCGCTTGGAAGTGGAGAACCAGTTGCAGGCTTTTGACGAGGAGCTGCAGGTTCAGGCCGGGATCATGGCGGCAGCCATTAAGTACGAGCTGCGCCAGGGGCAGTGGCGGTTGGTGTTGAACGAGGTGCCCTTTTTGGGGGGGAAAACCCAACCCCTCGACCATCACTTGGCCTATGTGCGCTGGTTCGATCCTGCTCCCGGCACCGGAAGGGAAAGCTTGGGATCCCTGCGCCAGTACACGGGATCCCGGCCTCCTCTGGAGCTGTTTGACTTGGATGGCCCGCCTCACCATCTCCAACTGGGTTTCCAAACGGTGGAAGGAGAGAGCGGCTTACTGTTGCGCCAGCTCACGCTGCCGGTGCAGCAGGAGGAAAAGCTACTGGGCTACTTGCAACTGGCGGTGCCCCTGGAACCGCTGCAACTTACCCTGGGTCGCTTGCGCTGGGGGTTGGGGATCGGGATCCCGCTGACGCTGGCGTTGATCGGCGGGGCCGGCTGGATCTTGGGGGGGCTGGCGATGCAGCCGATTCGTCGCTCCTACGAGCAGTTGCAACGCTTCACTGCCGATGCTTCCCACGAGTTGCGCGCCCCCCTGGCCGCCCTGATGAGCAATGCTCAAATGGCTCTGCTGGCCCCGGAACAAGCTCAACCTCGCCTGGAAAAGGTGGTGAGCGGTGCCCGCCGCCTCAGCGTGCTGATCGATACCTTGCTGCAGTTGGCCCGCCAGCAGGGATCCCTGCCCCTGGAGGATCTGCCGCTTCTGAATTTGCGAGCGCTGTTGCAGGAGCTGAGCGAGCAATACCGCCCCCAAGCTGAGGCCCTTGGCCTTCACTGGCAATGCCACCTGCCTGAGACGGATCTTTCTGGGGGTTGGCTTGTGCGGGGGAACGCTGCCCTGCTGCGGCAGGCCATCGAGAACCTACTGCGCAATGCCCTGCAGTACACCCCTGCAGGCGGCACAGTGCAGGTGAGCCTGGAAAGCCAGCGCCAGCGCGCTTACCTCCACGTCAAGGATACAGGCATTGGCATTCCCCCCGAGCATCTGCCCCATCTGTTTGAGCGGTTTTACCGGGTGGATGAAACCCGTGCTCGCCATACGGGTGGGTTCGGTCTGGGCCTGGCCTTGTCCCAGCAGATCGTCACCGCCCATCGGGGATCCCTGCGAGTGGCCAGCCAAGTGGGAGAGGGATCGATATTTACGGTAGAGCTGCCCTTGTCATCTTCAACGTCATTTTTCTCCGCCATTCTCAAGATGAGCCGCGATAACCCAAACCGGCTTGTCCTGTCGATTGGAGTCTATGACCAATGA
- the recF gene encoding DNA replication/repair protein RecF, whose translation MYLRSLHLRHFRNYRDQEITFDAPKTILVGENAQGKTNLLEAVELLATLRSRRASRDRELVYQEERQAQIAATVERLGVAHELVMELRSSGRRSLKVDGQVLRRQADFLGQVNAVVFSSLDLELVRGGPEARRNWLDGVLLQLEPAYLGLVEQYRQILRQRNALLKQDPAAAGDKFSQMDFWDAQLATTGSRIMRRRARLLQRLEPLAAHWHRVISGGRETLTLTYRPQVPLPDPQASPEVIQAQFLAEIRAKAAAEHSLGSSLVGPHRDEVELCINGVAARAYGSQGQQRTLVLALKLAELELIEQVVRDPPLLLLDDVLAELDLHRQNQLLEAIQERVQTLVTTTHLGSFDAGWLKAAQILQVQGGQLFPSKTGDGIP comes from the coding sequence GTGTACCTGCGTTCTCTGCACCTGCGCCACTTTCGCAACTACCGGGATCAAGAGATCACCTTTGACGCGCCCAAAACCATCCTGGTGGGGGAGAACGCCCAGGGCAAGACCAACCTGCTGGAAGCGGTGGAGCTGTTGGCCACCTTGCGCTCGCGGCGGGCCAGCCGGGATCGGGAGCTGGTATACCAAGAGGAGCGACAAGCCCAGATTGCCGCCACGGTTGAACGGCTGGGGGTGGCCCACGAGCTGGTGATGGAGCTGCGCAGCAGCGGCAGGCGATCCCTGAAGGTGGACGGGCAGGTGCTGCGCCGCCAGGCGGACTTTTTGGGACAGGTGAATGCCGTGGTGTTCTCCAGCCTGGATCTGGAGCTGGTGCGAGGGGGGCCAGAGGCGCGGCGCAATTGGTTGGATGGGGTGTTGCTGCAGCTGGAGCCAGCTTACCTCGGCCTGGTGGAGCAGTATCGCCAGATCCTCAGGCAGCGCAACGCCCTGCTGAAGCAGGATCCCGCGGCTGCCGGCGACAAGTTCTCGCAGATGGACTTCTGGGATGCCCAACTGGCCACCACCGGTAGCCGGATCATGCGCCGTCGTGCCCGGCTGCTGCAACGGCTGGAGCCTTTGGCTGCTCACTGGCACCGGGTCATTAGCGGTGGACGGGAAACCCTGACCCTTACCTATCGACCCCAAGTGCCCCTGCCGGATCCCCAGGCCAGCCCCGAAGTGATCCAAGCCCAGTTTTTGGCCGAGATCCGCGCCAAAGCCGCCGCCGAACACTCCCTGGGCAGCTCTCTGGTGGGCCCCCATCGGGATGAAGTGGAGCTGTGCATTAACGGAGTTGCCGCCCGCGCCTATGGATCCCAAGGCCAGCAGCGCACTCTGGTTTTGGCTCTGAAATTGGCGGAGCTGGAGCTGATCGAGCAGGTGGTCAGGGATCCGCCCTTGCTGCTGTTGGACGATGTGCTGGCCGAGCTGGATCTGCACCGGCAAAACCAACTCTTGGAAGCCATTCAGGAGCGCGTGCAAACCTTGGTTACCACCACCCACCTGGGATCCTTTGACGCCGGCTGGCTCAAAGCCGCCCAAATCCTTCAGGTGCAAGGGGGGCAGCTTTTTCCCAGCAAAACAGGGGATGGGATCCCGTAG
- the rppA gene encoding two-component system response regulator RppA: protein MRILLVEDDPEQLELLQAALSKCGHVVDCAKEGEMAAWLMEEKAYDLLILDWMLPGPSGIQLCRQYRQSGGCAPVLMLTAKDATSDVVQGLDAGADDYLVKPVDLVELLARVRALGRRSHQWQGDSLSLGSLHLHLASLTLERQGRQVQLSGKEFQLMEYLMRHPNQVLSRGQIEQAVWEWGCEPESNAVAALVRRLRLRLKEVEAQDWLESVYGQGYRLRIASPEENP, encoded by the coding sequence ATGCGAATTTTGCTGGTGGAGGACGACCCGGAACAGTTGGAGCTTTTACAGGCTGCCCTGTCCAAGTGCGGCCACGTGGTTGACTGTGCCAAGGAAGGGGAGATGGCTGCCTGGCTGATGGAGGAGAAAGCCTATGATCTCCTGATTTTGGATTGGATGCTGCCGGGGCCAAGCGGGATCCAGCTCTGTCGGCAATACCGCCAATCGGGGGGATGTGCGCCGGTGCTGATGTTAACTGCCAAAGACGCAACATCGGATGTGGTGCAGGGGTTGGATGCGGGGGCGGACGACTATTTGGTCAAGCCGGTGGATCTGGTGGAGCTGCTGGCACGGGTGCGGGCTTTGGGACGCCGTTCCCACCAATGGCAAGGAGACAGCCTCAGCCTGGGATCCCTGCACTTGCACTTGGCCAGCCTGACCCTAGAGCGGCAGGGGAGGCAGGTACAGCTTTCGGGCAAGGAGTTTCAATTGATGGAATACCTGATGCGCCATCCCAACCAGGTGCTCAGTCGGGGCCAGATCGAGCAGGCGGTGTGGGAATGGGGCTGTGAGCCGGAGAGCAATGCCGTGGCTGCGTTGGTGCGGCGGTTGCGGCTACGGTTAAAAGAGGTGGAGGCCCAAGATTGGCTGGAATCGGTGTATGGCCAGGGGTACCGGCTGCGCATAGCCTCTCCAGAAGAGAACCCATGA
- a CDS encoding ABC transporter substrate-binding protein: MLSRLSRRQLFAFGLASVGAWGMGRLAQAQGRIPQEPLLSARQSPFRRVASLTTLTADILYRLAPDRLVGIPAGRLLEEDPRFQGLTRLGLGNQPNLEQLVALQPDWVVGASGFHEALAERLQELGIPTYLTRVDSWAALEETIATLAAALGADPDPLLRQYGSLLPQELPRVRPKTLLLVGTQPILSPNRQSWAGDLLERFGADNLTATLQSQGPFRGYVTLSAERILEANPEVLLVVNPEAADPLAFFRSRPFWNRLQAVQTGKVYGFDYYGLVNPGSLEKIRVACEQLARIF, translated from the coding sequence ATGCTGTCTCGTCTTTCTCGCCGTCAACTGTTCGCCTTTGGTCTGGCCAGCGTGGGGGCCTGGGGAATGGGGCGTTTGGCCCAAGCCCAAGGTCGGATCCCTCAGGAGCCACTCCTGTCAGCGAGACAGAGTCCTTTTCGTCGGGTAGCCAGCCTCACCACCTTGACTGCCGATATCCTCTATCGCTTGGCCCCCGATAGGTTGGTGGGGATCCCTGCCGGTCGTTTGTTGGAGGAGGATCCCCGCTTCCAAGGCTTGACCCGCCTGGGGCTGGGCAACCAACCCAACCTGGAGCAGCTTGTGGCCCTACAACCGGACTGGGTGGTGGGGGCCAGTGGCTTTCACGAGGCTCTGGCAGAACGGCTGCAGGAGCTGGGGATCCCCACCTACCTCACCCGCGTGGACAGTTGGGCTGCTTTGGAAGAGACGATTGCCACCCTGGCTGCTGCTTTGGGGGCGGATCCCGATCCCTTGCTGCGGCAGTATGGATCCCTTTTGCCCCAGGAACTGCCCCGCGTTCGACCCAAAACCTTGCTCTTGGTGGGCACCCAGCCGATTCTTTCTCCCAACCGGCAAAGCTGGGCCGGGGATCTGCTGGAACGCTTTGGCGCGGACAATCTCACCGCTACCTTGCAAAGCCAAGGGCCTTTTCGGGGCTACGTCACCCTTTCGGCAGAGCGCATCCTGGAAGCCAACCCAGAAGTTCTGCTGGTGGTCAACCCGGAGGCGGCGGATCCCTTGGCGTTTTTCCGTTCCCGCCCCTTTTGGAATCGGTTGCAAGCCGTCCAAACTGGGAAAGTTTATGGATTTGACTACTACGGCTTGGTCAATCCCGGTAGCTTGGAGAAAATTAGAGTTGCCTGCGAGCAGTTAGCCCGCATTTTTTGA
- a CDS encoding M3 family oligoendopeptidase: MPVVFPAAEPPFERFSGSGKKRALTWNELEEQVQQFAQRYRGQVVQLSPPELAVALQELSELTQALALAAHLAEGCESSSLPTAIPAEAEPEMAWTKADPSWRDLERVISLQSQLLFFPLELQSLTAVPLGEPAAETPQEREDRPSDPLAAACAEPELRPFRQFLCRLLQQRGHQQPEPLECLLHQQYPTGRLAWRQLWQVTLNSPAALPEHTLVQLQSLQTHASAEIRWVAYQRLVQHLEAHADLGGFILSTLIRDHLWEAQWRGYDSAAELYLARQGLTQTFLENLLEGIRDRFDLFQHYYRLKSRTMGRSIRICDLHAPWGDPVPPLTSAEATSLIWAALQDFCPECAAQAKPWLLEVGSAIEADKPNRAAGTAFRPGETEFSPRSGETGSGGSELLLKVLAIISQRLRPEDPQVWLDLEEMQGSSALLPRAWGVQAHTVFLQQILLDHLVASAVGSPRMGRPALYDPEGQTAPQRWRERSGSLQLAQALLIHHLEAQLQAVFYQSLISRLELILYRSGLPAWENVATYPLWVSEEWLKLCQELCGDAVELLPEHQFYWVGMPELFLHPFSAYQASLASLVALACHRRYHSSPRNFLPHYLRWLASPPGSLTLAETTQLLQADLSDPGGVLQALEELEHWIETLEKLLEENPDH; encoded by the coding sequence ATGCCGGTGGTCTTTCCTGCTGCTGAACCCCCTTTCGAGCGTTTCTCTGGCTCTGGGAAAAAGCGCGCCCTAACCTGGAATGAACTGGAGGAGCAGGTGCAGCAGTTTGCCCAGCGCTACCGGGGGCAGGTGGTCCAGCTCAGCCCGCCAGAGCTGGCGGTGGCGCTGCAGGAGTTGTCGGAGCTGACGCAGGCGCTCGCCCTGGCAGCCCATCTTGCCGAGGGTTGCGAGAGCAGCAGCCTCCCAACAGCGATCCCGGCTGAGGCCGAACCAGAGATGGCCTGGACGAAGGCAGACCCCAGCTGGAGGGATCTGGAGCGGGTCATCTCCCTGCAGAGCCAGCTGTTGTTTTTCCCCCTGGAACTGCAATCCCTGACCGCCGTTCCCCTCGGCGAACCCGCAGCTGAGACGCCGCAGGAGCGAGAGGATCGGCCCTCGGATCCCTTGGCCGCTGCTTGTGCCGAGCCGGAGCTGCGCCCCTTTCGCCAGTTTTTGTGTCGCCTCCTGCAGCAGCGGGGTCACCAACAACCGGAGCCTCTGGAGTGCCTGCTCCACCAACAGTACCCAACAGGAAGGTTAGCTTGGCGGCAGTTGTGGCAAGTGACCCTGAACTCGCCTGCTGCGCTCCCAGAGCACACTCTTGTCCAGCTGCAGAGCTTACAAACTCACGCCAGCGCGGAGATCCGCTGGGTGGCCTACCAGCGGCTAGTCCAACACCTAGAAGCCCATGCCGATCTGGGTGGGTTTATCCTCAGCACCCTGATCCGCGACCACCTGTGGGAGGCCCAATGGCGGGGCTATGACTCTGCTGCCGAGCTGTATCTGGCCCGCCAGGGCCTGACTCAGACCTTTTTGGAGAACCTATTGGAAGGGATCCGCGATCGGTTTGACCTGTTCCAGCACTATTACCGCCTCAAAAGCAGAACAATGGGACGTTCCATTCGCATCTGCGATCTGCATGCGCCCTGGGGGGATCCCGTGCCGCCCCTGACCTCTGCTGAGGCCACCTCTCTAATCTGGGCAGCCCTGCAGGACTTCTGCCCCGAGTGTGCGGCCCAGGCCAAACCCTGGCTGCTAGAAGTCGGCTCGGCAATCGAGGCAGACAAGCCCAATCGCGCAGCGGGCACAGCCTTTCGCCCCGGCGAAACGGAGTTCTCGCCCAGGTCGGGAGAAACGGGATCCGGCGGGAGCGAGCTCCTGTTGAAGGTTCTTGCTATCATCAGCCAGCGGCTCCGGCCTGAGGATCCCCAAGTTTGGCTGGATCTGGAGGAGATGCAGGGGAGTTCCGCACTGCTGCCGCGAGCGTGGGGGGTGCAGGCTCACACCGTCTTTTTGCAGCAAATACTCCTGGATCACCTGGTTGCCTCAGCAGTGGGATCCCCTCGCATGGGCAGGCCTGCTCTTTACGACCCAGAGGGGCAAACTGCTCCGCAGCGCTGGCGGGAACGCTCCGGCAGCCTCCAGTTGGCCCAGGCCCTGTTGATACACCATTTGGAAGCCCAGTTGCAGGCGGTGTTTTACCAGAGCTTGATCAGTCGGCTGGAGCTGATTCTCTATCGGTCGGGGCTCCCCGCATGGGAAAATGTGGCAACCTATCCTCTTTGGGTGAGCGAAGAGTGGTTGAAGCTGTGTCAAGAGCTGTGCGGAGATGCGGTGGAACTGTTGCCGGAACACCAGTTTTACTGGGTGGGGATGCCGGAGCTGTTTCTCCACCCCTTTAGTGCCTATCAGGCTAGCCTTGCCAGCCTGGTGGCCTTGGCCTGTCACCGCCGCTATCACAGTTCTCCGCGCAACTTTCTGCCCCACTACCTCCGTTGGTTGGCCAGCCCGCCCGGATCCCTGACTTTGGCAGAAACCACCCAGCTGCTGCAGGCAGATCTGAGCGACCCAGGGGGAGTGTTGCAGGCGCTGGAGGAGCTGGAGCATTGGATCGAGACGCTAGAAAAGCTGCTGGAAGAGAATCCAGATCACTGA
- a CDS encoding energy transducer TonB, whose protein sequence is MLAEPPARTPKGSLSLLRKSCPQLLWRLQGWYWQQAGMAWEAGLAWLALWLWAGARESGWLECAEELLQEAWVAGYSWAALWTACQEGEDPPGTVLHLRARDPRPLRREGLISLLLHLMALLGLAWWGSRPLSDAELRIPVTLLLEDPEPQLLEPDSESIESLPPEPTAEPPGPAPESPPADDLSPPEPVPQEIEMPAIPEAESLLALQTPTPTPPPTPTPIPTAKPEPTPTPPLTPLPTATPQPTPPPQQPTPTPAVTPTSTATPLTSAPVTSSTPLPRFTPLIQGIRSSVKTAAAPPSPGSESRLGPRDPETGTPSRTGAAQLHSFAPTPGTAAPTPSPSPPAVAANPQPDILARPIPGRNPPPPYPPQARRLGQQGQVLLRAKVNAQGQVQQVEIASSSGFPALDRAAQEAVQRWEFSPALRNNAPIESWVVVPIQFTLN, encoded by the coding sequence ATGCTTGCCGAGCCACCTGCCCGCACCCCCAAGGGATCCCTCTCTCTTCTTCGGAAGTCCTGTCCCCAGCTTTTGTGGCGACTGCAGGGGTGGTATTGGCAGCAGGCGGGCATGGCCTGGGAGGCGGGGCTGGCTTGGTTGGCGTTGTGGCTTTGGGCTGGCGCAAGAGAGAGCGGCTGGCTGGAGTGTGCCGAGGAGCTGCTGCAAGAGGCTTGGGTGGCCGGCTATAGCTGGGCTGCCCTCTGGACAGCTTGCCAGGAGGGGGAAGATCCGCCGGGGACCGTCCTCCACCTGCGAGCCAGGGATCCCCGACCGCTGCGCCGGGAGGGGTTGATTTCCCTCCTCTTGCACCTGATGGCGCTGCTGGGGCTGGCTTGGTGGGGATCCCGGCCTTTATCAGACGCAGAACTCCGGATCCCAGTCACGCTTTTGCTGGAGGATCCCGAGCCACAGTTGCTCGAACCGGATTCAGAATCCATAGAATCTCTCCCACCAGAGCCAACAGCAGAGCCGCCCGGCCCGGCCCCGGAATCGCCCCCTGCAGACGATCTATCCCCACCGGAGCCTGTGCCCCAAGAGATCGAGATGCCAGCCATCCCGGAGGCTGAATCTTTGCTGGCCCTGCAAACTCCGACCCCTACGCCTCCACCGACCCCTACACCCATTCCCACGGCAAAGCCAGAACCCACCCCTACTCCTCCACTGACCCCATTACCGACAGCCACCCCGCAACCCACTCCTCCGCCACAACAGCCCACCCCAACTCCGGCGGTTACCCCCACCTCTACAGCGACTCCACTCACCTCCGCCCCGGTTACCTCAAGCACCCCTCTGCCCCGCTTTACCCCCTTGATCCAAGGGATCCGTTCCAGCGTAAAGACTGCCGCCGCTCCGCCTTCCCCCGGCAGCGAGAGCAGATTGGGGCCAAGGGATCCTGAAACCGGGACACCTAGCAGGACAGGTGCAGCTCAACTCCATTCCTTTGCCCCGACACCTGGAACGGCGGCTCCCACCCCCAGCCCCTCCCCACCGGCAGTGGCTGCCAATCCTCAGCCGGACATCCTGGCCCGCCCGATCCCCGGTCGCAATCCTCCGCCCCCCTACCCTCCTCAAGCTCGCCGTCTCGGCCAACAGGGGCAGGTGCTGCTGCGGGCCAAGGTCAATGCCCAGGGGCAGGTGCAGCAGGTGGAGATCGCCTCTTCCAGTGGGTTTCCCGCCCTGGATAGGGCAGCGCAGGAGGCGGTGCAGCGGTGGGAATTCAGCCCGGCCTTGAGAAACAACGCCCCCATCGAGTCTTGGGTGGTGGTGCCCATCCAGTTCACCCTCAATTGA
- a CDS encoding YifB family Mg chelatase-like AAA ATPase, with product MFAQVTAAALLGLRAVQVTVEVDVGGGLPQITLVGLPDTAVQEAKERVRAAIKNSGFALPQRRIIVNLAPADLRKEGPSFDLPIAIGILAASGVIEGEALANTLMVGELALDGTLRPVAGVLPIAASAAEMGIRRLVVPQENGPEGAVVQGIQVYGLPSLAAVVGWLQNPEGVEPVRIQPEQMLPTETEPLLDLADVKGQEHARRALEIAAAGGHNLLLVGSPGAGKTMLARRLPGILPQLQWEEMLEITRIYSAAGLLRQNLHLGRQTPLIAQRPFRAPHHSASAVALVGGGPYPKPGEISLAHHGILYLDELTEFRREVLEVLRQPLEDGKVTISRARVSLEFPAQTTLVASTNPCPCGFYGDPVHPCTCTPQQRERYWSKLSGPLLDRIDLQVRVNRLKPEEIVRAQGGESSQAVQRRVERARQRQRQRFQNEPGIHCNAQMQSRHLRQWCSLSDPCRKLLESAIQKLALSARGSDRILKVARTIADLEGAEAIAPTHIAEAIQYRSLDRARL from the coding sequence TTGTTTGCTCAAGTCACTGCTGCCGCTCTGCTGGGACTCCGGGCCGTGCAGGTTACGGTGGAGGTGGATGTGGGCGGTGGCTTGCCCCAGATCACCTTGGTGGGACTGCCCGATACTGCCGTTCAGGAGGCCAAAGAGCGAGTGCGGGCGGCGATCAAGAACTCCGGCTTTGCTTTACCCCAGCGGCGGATCATCGTCAACTTGGCCCCTGCCGATCTGCGCAAAGAGGGCCCCAGCTTCGATCTGCCCATTGCCATCGGGATCTTGGCGGCCTCCGGTGTGATCGAGGGGGAAGCGCTGGCCAACACCCTGATGGTGGGGGAATTGGCCCTAGACGGCACCCTACGCCCGGTGGCCGGGGTTCTGCCTATTGCCGCCAGCGCTGCCGAGATGGGGATCCGCCGCCTGGTGGTACCCCAGGAAAATGGGCCGGAAGGAGCGGTGGTGCAAGGGATCCAAGTGTATGGGCTGCCCTCCTTGGCGGCGGTGGTGGGCTGGCTGCAAAACCCAGAGGGAGTTGAGCCGGTGCGGATCCAGCCAGAACAGATGTTGCCAACCGAAACGGAACCCCTGCTGGATTTGGCCGATGTGAAGGGGCAAGAACATGCCCGGCGGGCTCTGGAGATCGCGGCAGCCGGCGGGCACAACCTGTTGCTGGTGGGCAGCCCGGGAGCGGGCAAGACCATGCTGGCGCGGCGACTGCCCGGCATTCTGCCCCAGCTGCAGTGGGAAGAGATGTTGGAGATCACCCGCATCTACTCGGCAGCCGGCCTGTTGCGGCAAAACCTGCACCTGGGACGCCAGACCCCCCTGATCGCCCAGCGGCCCTTTCGCGCTCCCCACCATTCGGCTTCGGCAGTGGCGCTGGTGGGTGGCGGCCCCTACCCCAAGCCCGGGGAAATCTCGCTGGCCCACCATGGCATCCTGTACCTGGATGAGCTGACGGAATTCCGGCGGGAGGTGTTAGAGGTGCTGCGCCAACCCCTGGAAGATGGCAAAGTCACCATCTCCCGCGCCCGCGTTTCCCTAGAGTTTCCCGCCCAAACCACCCTGGTGGCCTCCACCAACCCCTGTCCCTGCGGCTTCTACGGGGATCCCGTTCACCCCTGCACCTGTACGCCGCAACAGCGGGAGCGCTACTGGTCCAAGCTCTCCGGCCCGCTGCTGGATCGCATCGACCTGCAGGTGCGGGTCAACCGCCTTAAGCCGGAAGAAATTGTCCGCGCCCAGGGCGGCGAATCTTCCCAAGCGGTGCAGCGGCGGGTGGAGCGGGCACGACAACGGCAGCGGCAGCGCTTTCAAAACGAGCCTGGGATCCACTGCAACGCCCAGATGCAATCCCGCCACCTGCGGCAGTGGTGCTCCCTTTCGGATCCCTGTCGCAAGCTCTTGGAAAGCGCCATCCAAAAGTTGGCCCTGTCTGCGCGGGGGAGCGACCGCATCCTCAAGGTGGCCCGCACCATCGCCGATCTCGAGGGCGCGGAGGCCATTGCCCCCACCCACATTGCCGAAGCGATTCAATACCGCAGCCTGGATCGCGCTCGGCTGTAA